One stretch of Geoalkalibacter ferrihydriticus DSM 17813 DNA includes these proteins:
- a CDS encoding aldehyde ferredoxin oxidoreductase C-terminal domain-containing protein, translating to MDMFQRVLLVDAASGFYKTKKYGFERYFGPVDLGIHLTAEYRSLNFGVGIFAGSVFPGSNRMVVTGYSPCWQGYYISSMGGAGLVFDNLGINMLSLVGKAPVPSVLYLNRNHGEEIEVEVVPVDVEAIWQSGRKGAYALTDHVYAMFGDRYEKDPRILATGPAALHTDMGAILSVPISKGKISHVDTWAGRGGFGSALVRERGIVAVIYGGTLVDEDFRDRKVVDEWFENKYKLRLMQKDMEVTTKYRFDEKFDTGGTFGVNYAGMGGKIMAFNYRTIFWSDEQRRDLHQRFILDHYLKQFNEETIQKKQQATCGEPCVAVCKKMNGVYKKDYEPYQTLGPLCGIFDQRAAEKLNRLGDAMGFDAISLGGVLAWLMDLLDEGLLTPAELGVTKLPRWDMADFDVVEDSLHNADLACALIEAILARRGLLDFREGVRKWSRIQSRARGTVLHERLLHVGFNRRGWMVPNQYWVSGVLAPMAIAGKYYMIYSDDFIAPRTLGRMCAERMKKELILDNLGMCRFHRGWAEEMLPEVMGSLYDCKEQFERSIEVLAGRIHSRNSPIFWESQRNIDFLHTFLKRKHEGGEVSDPRLGEWLARFDADQGEAAREFWYQTLMGIDESLREFF from the coding sequence ATGGACATGTTTCAACGCGTGCTGCTCGTCGACGCCGCCAGTGGTTTTTATAAAACGAAAAAGTACGGCTTCGAGCGCTATTTCGGTCCCGTCGATCTCGGCATTCACCTGACCGCCGAATACCGCAGCCTCAACTTCGGTGTCGGCATTTTCGCCGGTTCGGTGTTTCCCGGCTCCAACCGCATGGTGGTCACGGGCTATTCGCCCTGCTGGCAAGGCTACTACATCAGCTCCATGGGCGGCGCGGGACTGGTGTTCGACAATCTGGGCATCAATATGCTCAGCCTGGTGGGCAAGGCGCCGGTGCCTTCGGTGCTTTATCTCAACCGAAACCACGGAGAAGAGATCGAGGTCGAAGTGGTGCCCGTCGATGTGGAGGCCATCTGGCAATCCGGGCGCAAAGGCGCCTACGCTCTTACCGACCATGTCTACGCGATGTTCGGCGACCGCTACGAAAAAGATCCGCGCATCCTGGCCACCGGCCCGGCCGCCCTGCACACCGACATGGGTGCCATTCTCTCGGTGCCCATCAGCAAGGGCAAGATCAGTCATGTGGACACCTGGGCCGGGCGCGGCGGCTTCGGCAGCGCCCTGGTGCGCGAGCGCGGCATCGTCGCCGTCATCTACGGCGGCACTCTGGTGGATGAGGATTTCCGTGACCGCAAAGTGGTCGATGAGTGGTTCGAGAACAAGTACAAACTGCGCCTCATGCAAAAGGATATGGAGGTGACCACCAAGTACCGCTTCGACGAAAAATTCGACACCGGCGGCACCTTCGGCGTCAACTACGCCGGCATGGGCGGCAAAATCATGGCCTTCAACTACCGCACGATTTTCTGGAGCGATGAGCAGCGCCGCGATCTGCACCAGCGCTTCATCCTTGATCATTACCTCAAGCAGTTCAACGAAGAGACCATCCAGAAAAAGCAGCAGGCGACCTGCGGCGAACCCTGCGTTGCGGTGTGCAAGAAAATGAACGGTGTCTACAAAAAGGATTACGAGCCCTACCAGACCCTCGGGCCGCTATGCGGCATCTTCGATCAGCGTGCCGCCGAAAAGCTCAACCGCTTGGGCGATGCCATGGGCTTTGACGCAATTTCCCTGGGCGGCGTGCTGGCCTGGCTGATGGATCTGCTCGACGAAGGGCTGCTCACGCCTGCGGAACTTGGCGTGACAAAGTTGCCGCGCTGGGATATGGCGGATTTTGATGTGGTCGAGGATTCCCTGCACAACGCCGACCTGGCTTGCGCGCTCATCGAAGCGATTCTCGCGCGGCGCGGCCTGCTCGATTTCCGCGAAGGGGTGCGCAAGTGGAGCCGCATTCAGTCGCGCGCCCGCGGCACGGTGCTGCACGAGCGCCTTCTGCACGTCGGCTTCAACCGGCGCGGCTGGATGGTGCCCAACCAGTACTGGGTGTCCGGGGTGCTGGCGCCCATGGCCATCGCGGGCAAGTACTACATGATCTACAGCGACGACTTCATCGCGCCGCGCACCCTGGGGCGCATGTGCGCGGAGCGCATGAAGAAGGAACTGATCCTCGACAACCTGGGGATGTGCCGCTTTCATCGCGGCTGGGCCGAAGAAATGCTGCCCGAGGTGATGGGCTCACTCTACGATTGCAAGGAGCAATTCGAGCGCAGCATCGAGGTTCTCGCGGGCCGCATCCACAGCCGCAACAGCCCGATTTTCTGGGAATCGCAGCGCAATATCGATTTTCTGCACACTTTTCTCAAACGCAAGCATGAGGGCGGTGAGGTGAGCGATCCGCGTCTGGGCGAATGGCTCGCCAGGTTTGACGCGGATCAGGGCGAGGCGGCGCGCGAGTTCTGGTATCAGACCCTGATGGGTATTGACGAAAGTCTGCGCGAGTTTTTCTGA
- a CDS encoding MoaD/ThiS family protein, whose amino-acid sequence MLTASANESTPVTVRMFGALHTLRRSRGLPATIELEVPPEGMTALDIARQLELPPERIEAVFCNHRTYDLNHRVHPGDRIAFVPPGVPGPHRFYLGIHQAGKKFHADDAE is encoded by the coding sequence ATGCTGACAGCTTCCGCCAATGAGTCCACGCCCGTCACCGTCCGCATGTTTGGCGCCCTGCACACCTTGCGCCGCAGCCGCGGTCTGCCTGCCACCATCGAACTCGAGGTGCCGCCCGAAGGCATGACCGCCCTGGACATCGCGCGGCAACTCGAATTGCCGCCGGAGCGCATCGAAGCGGTATTCTGCAATCACCGCACCTACGATCTCAACCACCGCGTTCATCCGGGCGACCGTATCGCTTTTGTGCCGCCCGGCGTCCCCGGGCCTCACCGCTTTTATCTCGGCATTCACCAGGCCGGAAAGAAATTCCACGCCGACGACGCCGAATAA
- the hflK gene encoding FtsH protease activity modulator HflK, with protein sequence MQNGPWGKKESQVEEKVVEMFNRVKGQKPPTNMIVGGLVLLLVLWAASTSFYKVGTEETGVVLRLGKFTHMTDPGLQFKLPFGIDQVFLVKTGRVLREEFGFRTQEAGVRTTYSPRRLEEESLTLTGDLNVTDVEWMVQFQISDPYKYLFKVNNPETTIRDISEAVVRRVVGNSNVSDVLTVQRAALALEIQRDLQQILNSYEMGVRIVTVRFQDVNPPGPVRDAFNEVNEAEQQKESMILQAREQYNREVPKARGVARSRILEAEGYAVQRVNRAEGEATRFLALLTEYHNAPQVTRQRLYLETMESILPILEEIYVIDGNGMTSPLPLLPLSQARQGGTR encoded by the coding sequence ATGCAAAACGGACCCTGGGGAAAAAAAGAATCGCAAGTGGAAGAAAAAGTCGTGGAGATGTTCAACCGCGTCAAGGGGCAGAAACCACCGACCAACATGATCGTCGGCGGCCTGGTGCTGCTGCTCGTTCTGTGGGCGGCCTCAACCAGTTTCTACAAGGTCGGCACCGAGGAAACGGGCGTGGTGCTGCGGCTCGGAAAGTTCACACACATGACCGATCCCGGCCTGCAGTTCAAGTTGCCTTTCGGTATCGACCAGGTCTTCCTGGTCAAGACCGGGCGTGTGCTGCGCGAGGAGTTCGGTTTCCGGACCCAGGAGGCCGGCGTGCGCACCACCTATTCGCCGCGGCGCCTGGAAGAAGAATCCCTGACCCTCACCGGTGATCTCAACGTCACCGACGTCGAATGGATGGTGCAGTTTCAGATCTCCGACCCTTACAAGTACCTGTTCAAGGTCAACAACCCTGAGACCACCATTCGCGACATCTCCGAAGCGGTGGTGCGGCGCGTGGTCGGCAATTCCAATGTTTCCGACGTGTTGACCGTGCAACGCGCGGCCCTGGCCTTGGAGATCCAACGGGATCTGCAGCAAATTCTCAACAGTTACGAAATGGGCGTGCGGATCGTCACCGTGCGTTTCCAGGACGTTAATCCGCCGGGCCCGGTTCGCGACGCTTTTAACGAGGTCAACGAGGCCGAGCAGCAGAAAGAAAGCATGATTCTGCAGGCACGCGAGCAGTACAATCGCGAGGTGCCCAAAGCGCGCGGCGTAGCGCGCAGTCGCATTCTCGAAGCCGAAGGCTATGCCGTCCAGCGTGTCAATCGTGCCGAGGGTGAAGCAACGCGTTTTCTCGCCCTGCTAACCGAATACCATAACGCGCCGCAGGTCACCCGGCAGCGCCTTTATCTGGAAACCATGGAGAGCATTTTGCCGATCCTGGAGGAGATCTACGTGATTGATGGGAACGGGATGACCAGCCCCTTGCCCCTGCTGCCCCTGAGTCAGGCGCGCCAAGGAGGAACCCGATGA
- the hflC gene encoding protease modulator HflC, giving the protein MKKEFLIIVAVVAFVLAKGSLFVVDEGEQALVTQFGKPVGEVRQAGLHFKIPLVQDVHRFQRRIMQWDGDPNQIPTKDMRYIWVDVTARWRITDPLLFYTTVANERGAQSRLDDILDSVVRDAVSGHLLVELVRGTDYVAPRGAEEEVFEVEGEKVDADTLAGREQILAQLLEEAQQSTPEYGIELIDLQIKRINYVEQVRQRVYERMISERKQVAAQYRSEGEGERADILGQMGRELRTIESEAFRSAEEIRGKADAQAANIYANAYNRDREFYAFVRSLEAYRKSVSDNSRLVISTDSDFYRFFQKIE; this is encoded by the coding sequence ATGAAAAAGGAGTTTTTGATCATTGTCGCCGTGGTGGCTTTTGTCCTGGCCAAGGGCAGCCTGTTTGTTGTGGACGAGGGCGAGCAGGCTCTGGTCACCCAGTTCGGCAAGCCCGTCGGCGAAGTGCGCCAGGCCGGCCTGCATTTTAAAATCCCCCTGGTGCAGGATGTGCACCGCTTTCAGCGCCGCATCATGCAGTGGGACGGCGATCCTAACCAGATCCCCACCAAGGACATGCGCTACATCTGGGTTGACGTGACCGCCCGTTGGCGCATTACCGATCCCCTGCTGTTCTATACCACCGTGGCCAACGAGCGCGGTGCGCAGAGTCGCCTCGACGATATTCTCGACTCGGTGGTGCGTGATGCGGTGTCCGGGCATTTGCTGGTCGAGTTGGTGCGCGGCACCGATTACGTCGCGCCGCGCGGCGCCGAAGAAGAGGTGTTCGAGGTCGAGGGCGAAAAGGTTGATGCCGACACCCTCGCCGGGCGCGAGCAAATTCTTGCGCAACTGCTTGAAGAGGCGCAGCAGAGCACGCCTGAGTACGGGATTGAACTCATTGACCTGCAGATCAAGCGCATCAACTACGTGGAGCAGGTGCGTCAGCGTGTCTACGAGCGGATGATCTCCGAGCGTAAACAGGTGGCGGCCCAGTATCGATCCGAGGGTGAAGGCGAGCGCGCCGATATTCTTGGTCAGATGGGGCGCGAACTGCGTACCATTGAGTCGGAGGCCTTCCGCAGTGCCGAGGAAATCCGCGGTAAAGCCGATGCGCAGGCCGCCAATATTTACGCTAATGCCTATAATCGCGACCGCGAATTTTACGCCTTTGTGCGCTCCCTTGAGGCCTATCGCAAATCGGTCAGCGACAATTCGCGCCTGGTGATCAGTACCGATTCGGACTTCTACAGGTTTTTCCAGAAAATCGAGTAA
- a CDS encoding Hsp20/alpha crystallin family protein — MADKGMVTREDRSLAREGVRAPDTYVRPAVDIYETDENLTLVADLPGVAKEDLDINLERGILTIKGSAKGGAPGEAVFREFSLGNYFRQFQLPDEIDSEKTAAELKKGVLTLTLPKSAAAKPRRIEIKH; from the coding sequence ATGGCAGACAAAGGAATGGTCACCCGTGAGGATAGATCCCTGGCCCGCGAAGGCGTACGCGCCCCCGACACCTACGTGCGGCCCGCGGTCGACATTTACGAAACCGATGAGAACCTGACTCTGGTCGCCGATCTGCCGGGCGTGGCCAAGGAGGATCTCGACATCAATCTGGAGCGCGGCATCTTGACCATCAAGGGCTCGGCCAAGGGCGGTGCTCCGGGCGAGGCGGTTTTTCGGGAGTTCTCCCTGGGCAACTACTTCCGTCAGTTTCAGTTGCCCGATGAGATCGATTCGGAAAAAACCGCAGCCGAACTAAAAAAAGGCGTGTTGACCCTGACCCTGCCCAAGTCGGCGGCGGCTAAACCACGGCGTATCGAGATCAAGCACTAA
- a CDS encoding Hsp20/alpha crystallin family protein, whose product MARWDLFREMDMLRREVDEAFRSFGMGQVLNPAFMPGIGTGDYPRINLSEDDNSFYVEALVPGLEPQDIELNVMQGTLTLAGERKEGATNQRTWHRRERGTGKFLRTIELPAAVDSEKVSAEYHNGVVAITLPKAEAVKPKKISVRAN is encoded by the coding sequence ATGGCAAGATGGGATCTTTTCAGGGAAATGGACATGCTGCGTCGGGAAGTGGATGAGGCCTTCCGCAGTTTCGGCATGGGGCAGGTGCTCAATCCGGCATTCATGCCCGGCATCGGCACTGGTGATTACCCGCGCATCAACCTCAGCGAGGATGACAACAGCTTCTACGTCGAAGCCCTGGTGCCCGGCCTTGAGCCGCAGGACATCGAGCTGAACGTCATGCAGGGCACCCTGACCCTGGCGGGGGAGCGCAAGGAGGGCGCCACCAACCAACGCACCTGGCATCGGCGCGAACGCGGCACGGGCAAATTTCTGCGCACCATCGAACTGCCGGCGGCCGTCGATAGCGAGAAGGTCAGCGCCGAATATCACAACGGTGTGGTCGCCATCACTCTGCCCAAGGCCGAAGCTGTGAAACCGAAAAAGATTTCGGTGCGCGCCAACTAA
- a CDS encoding substrate-binding domain-containing protein has protein sequence MKRWVAYFLLTLACLPTLSPTFAQAKQRLVLATTTSTQNSGLLEVLLPPFEQKNNARVAVIAVGTGQALRLGEAGDADVLMVHARAREEAFVAAGYGLKRHELMYNDFVILGPPTDPAGVRGMKDATAALARIAASGARFISRADQSGTHVMEMDLWQQAGVKPKGRWYIEAGRGMGEVIHMATELSAYALADRGTYLAYLGKTDLVVACEGDARLFNPYGVIAVNPARHPHVKIELAEKFIAYLFSDEAQSLIKGLERNQQQLFFTYP, from the coding sequence ATGAAGCGCTGGGTAGCCTATTTTCTCCTGACGCTCGCGTGCCTGCCGACGCTGTCACCGACTTTCGCCCAGGCCAAGCAGCGCCTGGTCCTGGCGACCACCACCTCGACCCAGAATTCGGGCCTGCTTGAGGTGCTGCTGCCGCCCTTCGAGCAGAAAAACAACGCGCGCGTCGCCGTCATTGCGGTCGGCACCGGGCAGGCCCTGCGCCTCGGCGAGGCCGGTGACGCCGATGTGCTCATGGTGCATGCCCGCGCCCGGGAAGAGGCCTTTGTCGCCGCCGGATACGGCCTCAAGCGCCACGAGCTGATGTACAACGACTTCGTCATCCTGGGGCCCCCTACCGATCCCGCCGGGGTGCGCGGCATGAAAGATGCGACGGCGGCCCTGGCCCGGATTGCCGCAAGCGGCGCAAGATTCATCTCGCGAGCCGACCAGTCCGGCACCCATGTCATGGAAATGGATCTCTGGCAGCAGGCCGGCGTGAAGCCTAAGGGTCGCTGGTACATCGAAGCGGGCCGCGGCATGGGCGAGGTCATCCACATGGCCACCGAACTCAGCGCTTATGCCCTGGCGGATCGCGGCACTTACCTCGCCTACCTGGGCAAAACCGATCTCGTCGTGGCCTGCGAAGGCGACGCGCGTCTGTTCAACCCCTACGGAGTGATTGCCGTCAACCCGGCGCGCCATCCCCACGTCAAGATCGAGCTGGCCGAGAAATTCATCGCCTATCTGTTCTCCGACGAAGCTCAGAGCCTGATCAAGGGGCTTGAGCGAAACCAACAGCAACTCTTCTTTACCTATCCCTGA
- a CDS encoding response regulator, with product MKEPEKNAMVCNIVDWLRGVEERAALFYAEAAAAFAEDLEFSAFLSRLAKEEDDHFKLLNQAATQITQGAIADSCFWVDENLQQNAEAPFVRGRSLLKDNQLSKAALIGIIAEAEFSEWNDIFLYAIGTLRKCGREYQEAAAELDRHRLELEQFILSSPGGEALLAKTGRMHPVWTKCILIVEDEPAVANLIKALVSSHAEVVLAKDGAEGIARIRERYFDVIVSDVEMPKINGIDMYQQALTIDANLNKHFVFFTGTRKPQHHRFFQSENVIMLPKPTSLDRLRKAIKEVAESARPGTLN from the coding sequence ATGAAGGAGCCGGAGAAAAATGCCATGGTTTGCAATATTGTTGATTGGTTGCGGGGCGTCGAAGAAAGAGCTGCCCTTTTTTACGCCGAAGCCGCTGCCGCCTTTGCCGAGGACCTGGAGTTTTCCGCTTTTCTCTCCCGCCTGGCAAAGGAGGAGGACGACCATTTCAAATTGCTCAATCAGGCGGCAACCCAGATCACTCAAGGAGCAATTGCAGATAGCTGCTTCTGGGTCGACGAAAACCTGCAGCAAAACGCAGAAGCTCCCTTTGTTCGTGGTCGATCGTTGCTAAAAGACAATCAATTATCCAAAGCGGCCCTGATCGGAATTATTGCCGAAGCCGAATTCTCAGAATGGAACGACATCTTTCTTTATGCCATAGGCACCCTTAGAAAGTGCGGCCGAGAGTATCAGGAGGCGGCCGCAGAGCTCGACCGGCACCGGCTGGAACTCGAACAGTTCATTCTTTCATCGCCAGGGGGCGAGGCGCTGCTCGCGAAAACCGGGCGCATGCACCCGGTATGGACAAAATGCATTCTGATCGTGGAGGATGAGCCGGCGGTTGCCAACCTCATTAAGGCCCTGGTTTCCAGTCACGCAGAGGTGGTCCTAGCCAAAGACGGTGCAGAAGGCATCGCTCGCATTCGTGAGAGGTACTTCGACGTGATCGTATCTGACGTGGAAATGCCCAAAATAAACGGCATAGATATGTACCAGCAAGCATTGACCATAGACGCAAATCTCAATAAGCACTTCGTGTTTTTCACGGGAACCCGCAAGCCGCAGCATCATCGTTTTTTCCAGTCGGAAAACGTAATCATGCTTCCCAAGCCCACGTCCCTTGACCGATTGCGCAAAGCCATCAAAGAGGTCGCTGAGAGCGCTCGACCGGGCACGCTCAACTAA
- a CDS encoding cold-shock protein: MVEGTVKWFNDAKGFGFIEQDNGPDVFVHFSEIQGDGFKSLAEGDRVSFEVTQGQKGPQSANVRKI; the protein is encoded by the coding sequence ATGGTAGAAGGCACAGTGAAATGGTTTAACGACGCAAAAGGTTTTGGTTTTATCGAGCAGGACAACGGACCTGATGTATTCGTCCATTTTTCCGAAATTCAAGGCGATGGCTTCAAGTCTCTCGCCGAAGGCGATCGCGTGAGTTTTGAAGTGACCCAAGGCCAGAAAGGCCCTCAGTCAGCCAACGTACGTAAGATCTAA